Within the Achromobacter spanius genome, the region TTCTTCCATTCGGGAAAGCGCACCAGCGGCTCCCAGACGGCGTCGTCCACCAAGCCGACATCGCAAGCGCCTTCGCGCACCGCAACCAGCGCATCAGACGGCACGCGATATGTGCGCACCACGGCGCCCCAGCTTTCGGCCAGCGCGCGAGTGTCGCTTGCGGCCTCCGCCATGCAGACGCTGCGGCCGCGCACATCGGCCGGTTTGCGCAGGGTGGTGTCACTACGAATCACCGCTTTGGGGCGCGTACGGTAGCCGGTGGGCTGCACCGCCACCGTGGGCGGTTGAGTGCTTTCGCGATCAGCAAGCACCACATCGACGTCACCCGCGGCCAACCGCGCCCCGGCTTCGTCAGCAGGAACCTGCTGCAAACGCACCGGCAAGCCCAGGCTCAGACCGAGCTTTTCGGCCATGTTGGCGTCCAGCCCGTGGGGGGTACGAATCTTTGCCCCCGCAACAGGCAGCGGGGCCAGATACGGCACGCCCACCACCAATTCGCCGCGCGCCTTCGCGGCGGCAAAGCCGGCGGGTTGCTGCGCGTGCGCGGCGCCCGCGCCGGCAAGCAGCAGGCCAGCCGTCAGAGCGAGCAGATGAGTCAGATGGGTCAGGTGCCGGGCCATGGCCATGGGCTTACACGTACTGGTAACGCAACAAGCGATGCTTGAGGTTTTCAAGCACGAACTGGTCGATCAAGGCGGCTAGCACGGCGATGACGAGGATGTTGGTCATCACGCCCGTCATGTCCGCGATCTCGCCCGAGTACGCCAGCGAGCGCCCCAGGCCCTTGCCGAAACCAATCAGCATCTCGGCGGAGATCAGCGCGCGCCAGGCGTTGCCGAAGGCAAGCTGTGCGCCCGTGATCAGTTCGGGCATGACGGCAGGCAGGTACACGCGCTTGACCAGGCCCCATCGCGTGGCGCCCATGACGCGCGCCGCCGACACATGCACACGCTGCACGGATTCGGTGGCATTCATGACGCTTAGCGCGGCCGGGAAGAACGCCGACAGCGCCACCACCACGATGATGGGCGTGTTACCAAAGCCCATCACGATCAGGAACAGCGGCACCCAGGCGATGGACGGAATCGATTGCAGGATGACGATGGCGCTGCGCAGCACTTCCCGAAAGAAGAACAGCACCGCCGCCACCAGCCCGAAGCCGATGCCTGCCAACAGCGCCAGGCTATATCCCGCACCCAGCCGGCCCAAGGTACCCATCAGGCTTTGATGGAACGATTGTTTGCCCAGGTCTTCGAACAGGCGTTCGAAGACGGCCGGCACGCCTGGCATCAGGAAATCAGGCAGGACGAACGCCGCCGACTGCCAAAGCAGAAGAATGAAAAGGACACCCAAAACGCCCGCAAGATGCTTGCGGGCGCCGGTCACACGGGTAGACGAGCTCAAAGTTTGCGCGCCTCTTGCCAGGACAGATCAACGATGCTGGACACGTCGTACGGCTTGCCGTCGCGGGTCTTCAGCGAACCTTGGGCTTGCAGGATGTCAGCAATTTCCTGCATGCGCGCCGTGTCCTTCTCCGTCAGCTTGGGCGTGAACACCTGCGTGCTGATGGCTTCGGCAATGACGGTTTCACGCGGCAGTTCGCCGCGCTTGAGCGTCTTCAGCGTGGGCTCGGCGATGAAGTAGGACGCGATCAGCTTGGACGCCTGCGCGGGTTCTTTCTGCAGCAGCGTGATGGCCTGGTTTTGCGCGTCCAGCGCCTTCCAGACATCGTCTTTGCGCTTGGCCAGCGTTTCACCCGAGGTGATCACGACCATGCACGGGAACGGCCAGGCCTGGCCCACTTCGTAGATCTGCTTGACCGGCGCCACCAACTGCGCGATGCGGTCATAGGGTTCGAACAGGAAGGCCGCGTCCACGCGCTTGCCCACCAGCGACTGCACGGCAACGGCCGGGCTCACGCCCATGATGTTGACGTCATCGGCATTCAGCTTGCCTTGCTTGAGCACCACGCCCTTCAAGACCACGTCCGCGGTGCTGCCTTCGGCTTGCGAGGCGAGCGTCTTGCCCTTCAGGCCCGCGATGTCCTGGATGCCGGAATCGTCACGCACCACCAGCGAGTGATAGCCCTGTTGCGCGCCGCCCACCACTTTCAGGTCCGCGCCCTTGGACGCCCACGCCACGGCGTTGGTGAAGCCGAGCACGCCGATGTCCAGTTGCCCGCCAACAATCGCCTTGATCAGGTCAGTGCCCGACTTGAATTCGATCAGCTCGGAATCCAGGCCGGCCTTTTGATAGAAACCGCCCTCTTGCGCCACGATCGCTTGCGCGTCGTCCATCACCCGCAGATAGCCCACGCGGAACTTTTCGGCGGCCATTGCCGGGGCCGCGGCCAGCAGCGCGGCCGCCAGCGGCAGGGAAAGCCATTGCTTGAATTTCATCAGAGGAACTCCAGGGGATACAAGATTGGCGATGCGCGGACGTCGCCACAGATTGGGAATGAGAGAAATGGGGGTCAGGCGGCCAGGGCCATGTCGGCGTGGGCTTGCGAGCCGTCCACCGCGATGCCCAACAGGCGCAGGATCTCGCGCTTTTCAGCGGCCAGATCCGAGAGATCGTGTGTCTTTGCGCGATGCGCCAAATTGAATTCGCGCAGCACGCGCGCCGGACGGGGGCTGAAGACAACGATGCGATCGGCCAGGAACAGGGCTTCGTCCACATCATGCGTGACGAGCAGCACCGTGGGCTTTTCCTGGGCGATCAGTTGACGCAGCACGTCTTGCAGGCTCAGCCGGGTCAGCGCATCGAGCGCGCCGAAGGGCTCGTCCATCAGCATGGTCTGGGGCTGCGCGATGAACGCGCGCGCCAGCGCGGCGCGTTGCCGCATACCGCCGGACACCTGATGCGGGTAGTAATGTTCAAAGCCGGCCAGGCTGACACGCGCCAACCACTCACGCGCCGACTCGCGGGCGCGCTTTTTGGCGACCTTCTGAAATTCCAGCGCCAGCGCCACGTTATCTTCCAGCGTCAGCCAGGGATACAGCGCATGTTCCTGGAACACCAGCGTGCGGCTGGGGTGCGGGCCCGCCACCGGCTTGCCATCGGCCAGGACGCTGCCTTGCGTGGGCATTTCCAGCCCGGCCGCCAAATGCAGCAGCGTGGACTTTCCGCAGCCAGACGGACCGACCAGGGCGACGAGTTCGCCAGCCTTGATTTCGCTGGTGAAGCCGTCGACGACGGGCAGGTCGCCGAAGTGCTTGTGGACGTGATCGAAGTTCAGGTTCATAGGACGAATCTTGGGCGCGCGTGAAAACGAGCCTCAAATCTAACAATTCGTTATATGAATTCAAACAATCGATATTGAATGTCTTTACAGCTAGCAGTTATATAAGACCGGTTCCCAGGCAGACCCAGGCTTGTCAGACCCAAGCCGCGTGCCCTGCCCGACCAGCTAACGCTAAAGGCAAAAACAACACGGCGCGCCCCGTAGGACGCGCCGTGCTTGACCACCAGCGACTGAAGCGGCGTCAGGCTTCGATGCCGCGCGATTCCAGATAGTCTTCGTAGCCGCCGCGGTAGTCGATGATCTCGCCCGATGGCAGGATTTCAATCACGCGGGTGGCCAGGCCCGACACGAATTCGCGGTCGTGCGACACGAACACCAGCGTGCCTTCGTACTTTTCCAAGGCGAACTGAAGCGATTCGATCGATTCCATGTCCAGGTGGTTGGTGGGCTCGTCAAGCAGCATGACGTTGTGCCGGCCCAGCATCAGGCGGCCGAAGGTCATGCGGTTCTTTTCGCCGCCGGACAGCACCTTGGGCGCCTTGGGCAGGTCGTCCGCCGAGAACAGCAGGCGGCCCAGCACGGAGCGGATCGACTGATCGTCATCGCCCGGTTGGCGGTGGTCGCCCATCCAGTCCAGCAGGTTGATGTCGGTTTGCAGGAACTGGTCGGACACGTCCTGCGACATATAGCCGAGGTCGGCGTTGTCGGACCATTTCACCGAGCCCGAATCCGGCTGCAGTTCGGTGGCCAACAGGCGCAGCAAGGTGGTCTTGCCCACGCCGTTGGCGCCGATGATGGCGATTTTTTCGCCGGCATCGACCATGGCCGAGAACTTGGTGATGACAGGCGCGTCGTAAGCCTTGGTCAGGTTTTCGACCGTGACCGCCAGGCGGTGCATGACCTTGTTCTGTTCAAAGCGGATGTACGGGTTCTGGCGCGACGACGGCTTGACCACGACCTGGTCGGCCTTGATGCGGTCGATCTGCTTCAGACGCGACGTAGCCTGGCGCGACTTCGACTTGTTGGCGGCAAAGCGGCGCACGAAGTCTTGCAGTTCGGCAACACGTTCCTTGGCCTTGGCGTTGTTGGACACCAGGCGTTCGCGGGCCTGGGTCGAGGCCAGCATGTAGTCGTCGTAGTTGCCCGCGTAGATGCGGATTTCACCGTAGTCGACGTCAGCCATGTGGGTGCACACCTGGTTCAGGAAGTGGCGATCGTGGCTGATGATGATCATCGTGCTCTGGTAGCTGTTGAGCACGTTTTCCAACCAGCGGATGGTGTTGATATCCAGGTTGTTGGTGGGCTCGTCCAGCAGCAGGACGTCGGGGTTCGAGAACAACGCCTGTGCCAGCAGCACGCGCAGCTTCCAGCCCGGGGCCACTTCGCGCATGGGCAGGTTGTGCTGGTCCACGGCGATTTCCAGGCCCAGCAGCAGTTCGCCAGCGCGCGCTTCGGCGGTGTAGCCGTCGTACTCGGCGAACTTGGCTTCCAGGTCAGCCGCGCGCATGTAGTCGTCTTCGGTGGCTTCCGGGTTGGCGTAGATGGCGTCGCGTTCGGACATGGCGGCCCACATCTCGGTGTGGCCCATCATGACGACGTCCAGCACGCGCAGGTCTTCAAACGCGAACTGGTCCTGGCGCAGCTTGCCCAGGCGCACGCCCGGCTCAAGCGAGACGTTGCCACCGGAGGCTTCGAGGTCGCCGCCGATGATCTTCATGAACGTAGACTTACCGGACCCATTGGCCCCGATCAGCCCGTACCGGTTGCCTTCCCCGAACTTGACGCTGACGTTCTCGAAAAGGGGCTTGGGACCGAACTGGATGGTGAGATTGGCTGTGGATATCACGGTATTTTGAGTCTGAAGGCGCCCGAAGACGCATGCGAGGAAACCCAATAGTGTAGCAAATGGGTTTTTCCCGCCTGCGCTCGGCGCGCCTCAGGCTTCGGGCCGTGCGTACCCGATCAGTGGTGGTGCTCGTCCAGCACCAGGTGGGCCAGGCCCTTCTCGGTGGCGATGCCCACTTTTTGCCCGATGGGCAGCGTGGCCTTGGTTGCCACATGGCCATAGGGCAAGCCGGTGATGACCGGCACCTTGACCGTCTTGCGCAGCCACGCCACGACCTCATGCAGGTCGTAGCCCTTGTCGTGCGGGGCCAGCTTGTAGTCGGTGAAACGGCCCAGGACAATGGCCTTCTGCTTGGCCAGAATGCCGGCCTGCCACAGTTGGATCAGCATGCGCTCGACGCGGTACGGGTGTTCGGCCACGTCTTCCAGGAACAGGATGCCGCCGCGCACCTTGGGCATGTACGGTGTGCCGATCAAGGACGCCACCATGGCCAGGTTGCCGCCCCACAGGATGCCGCGGGCGTCGACCGGGTCGGCGTCTTGGGTCTCGAAACTCAGGATTTCAAGCTCACCGCGCATCACCTCGCCAAACAACGCTTCGGTCAGGTCGTCGACCTTTTTGCCGCCGAAGTCAGCAACGGCGGTCGCGCCGGTGTAGCTGACCGCGCCCGTCTTCGCCAGCAACGCAAGGTTGAACGCGGTGAAGTCGCTCATGCCTACGAAGCGCTTGCCACTGTCGGCCATGGCCTTCCAGTCGATCTGGTCCAGCAGCCGGCCCATGCCATAGCCGCCGCGCGTCACCATGACGATGGGCAGCTTTTGCTTGATGGCGCGCGCCAGGCTGGCCGCGCGCTGGGCGTCGGTGCCGGCAAAGCGTTGGTGCTCGGCAAAGGCGGTGCGGTCCAGGGCGGTCTTGAACCCCTGCTGCTGCAAGCGCTCGCGCGCCAGTTCAACCGTGGCGGGGTCGCGTACGGCCGACGACGGCGAGATCAGATAGATGCCGCGGGCGTCCGGCATGACTTGCCCTTCAGCGTGATGGTGACCGTGGTCGTGGCCGCAGTCTTCGCCGCAGGCGAGCCCGTGATCATGATCGTGGGCGGCGCTTGCCGTGGCGGCCGCCGTAGTGGCCGCCGGGTTGGCCGCCTTTTTATTAGCCGCCTTTTTAGCCGCCGGTGGGGCCGCCTTGCTGGCAGGCCGGGCCGCCTTGTTGGAGGCGGATTTGGCGGGTTTGCGGGTGCTCATGCGTTGGATTCCTTGGTGCGGCGTTCACGGAAGAACCGGCGCAGCAGGTCGCCGCAAGGTTCCGCCAGCACGCCGCCGGTGACTGAAGTGTGATGATTGAGTTTGGGAACGGATCCCACGTCCAGCACGCTGCCGCAGGCACCGGTCTTGGGGTCGTAGGCGCCGAACACCACGCGGGCCAGCCGCGCGTGCAGCATGGCGCCGATGCACATCACGCAGGGTTCCAGCGTGACGTACACGGTAATGCCGGGCAGGCGATAGTTTTCCAGCTGCCGCGCCGCGCTGCGCAAGGCGACGATTTCGGCGTGCGCGGTGGGGTCGTGGTCGATGATGGTGCGGTTGTAGCCGCGCCCCAGGATCTCGCCCTGCGCGGAGACGACCAGGGCGCCCACCGGCACCTCGCCAATGGCGTAGGCGGCCTGGGCTTCTTCAAGCGCCAGCCCGATATAACGTTCGTCTTCGGCGGTCCAGGGTGCAACCCCCGTAACCGCCGCCACGGGGCCGGCCTCAACCACGGTACACCCGGGACTTCAGCGCGATACGGCCGGCCAGGCTGGTCACGGCCTCTTCCAGCCATTGGTATAGCTCAGCCTGTTCGTCGTAGCGGGCCTGGTTCAAGTTCGACACGCGCCCTTCTTCGATGAAGCCCCAGGCGCGGCTGCGTTTGTCGCGGTGCTTGGGGTCCCAGACGCCAAAGGCGAAACCGCCAGCTCGGCGGATCAAGGAAAAACACGGGATGTCGGTGTAGCCGTCGCCCACGAACACCATCTGGTCGAACGGCACGCGCAAGCGGTCTTCGGGCACCTTGCGATTGACTTCGAAGGGCTTGTTGCGGAAGTCGCGCCCGATGATGCCTTTCTGAATGTGGAACAGATAGCGGGTCTTGTCGGTAAAGCTGACGATGCGGCGCGGAAAGGCAATGCCGCCGTCATCGCCATAAACGAATTCCGAGGCCCAGATTTCGGTGAATTCATGGGCAATGGGCGTGGATCGCACCACATCGCCGATGCCGCTTGATATCAGGTAGAACTCAAGCTGGACTTGCGGCTGTTCGGCCCGCACGGCGGCGCGCAGCCGCTGGAACAGGGTCGGCACGCCATCGTGCAGCTCAAGCCGCGCGCCCCAGTCTTTCAGGCGCTGCTGGGTGATCAGCCCATTCGTGCCCGCCTGGGACAGTTGGATCATCTTGTACAGATAGGCGGGGACAGGGTCCCAGTCTTGCTGGGACAGCAGCGGGTCTACCTCGTCCTTCCAGAACGAGGCCGTATCCACACCGATGCTTTCCAGGAAACCCGACGTGCTGTCCGAGGCCAGCGTGTCGTCGAAATCGAAAATCAGGGCGATGACGTCGGACATGGGAAGGTGCGTGAATGGGGGTGTGACAAGCGCGCAAGCGCGCAACAGCCGCCATTTTGCCTGAATGTGACGGCCGCTGCGCCGTCAGCCGTCGCAAATACGGCGCCGAAACCCCTTGCGGGGCGGCGGCGCCGTCGTCATGGCCCTTCCGGGCACGCTTGCTATTGGCGGGGGTAATTGGTCGGGCTTACTGACGCATCGGGGTGCCCGTCGTGGCGGGCGGGGGAGCCATGCCCTGGGCCGGAGCCGTCGGCGGCGGCATGGTGGTGCTGGGGGGGACCGTGCCCGCGGGCACCTGGATCACCGTTTCACGCAATACCCCACCGCCCTGCACGCTGCCGCGCACATTGGTGGGCGACGTCATCTGCGTGATGCAATCCTGGCGAGACGTGGTTGGCAGGCGATTGCAGCGGTCAAGCATGTTCTGCTGATAATCGGCGGTGGAGCCTTCCTTCAGATTCTGTCGATTGGCTTCCTGGCGGGCCGCGCCGGCTTCGCGCATGCAGGTGGCGCGGTCCTGGTTGGACTTGCCGCTCTTGCAATTCGCCACGTCCTGTTCGTACTGGGACTGGATGGCCGCGCGGCCAATGGCATCAGCCGCGTGGACCGCTCCCGCCGCCAGCATCAAACCCGCCGCGCAAAGGGATGCCGCAAGGCGTTTGGTATGCATGGGTCGTACGTTCATGGCCAGCTCCTTCAAAGAATTGAACCGTAGGCGGCGCGAACCTGACAGCGCTTGCGCCGCCTGCTTGTAACCACTATCCCACGATGAGACGCCCCGCACATGACGAGCGACGTGATTTCGTAAGTCGACGTATCAAGCGCCAGATTTGCGATGAATGCCGCACAGACGGAAAAACAGGGGCAGTTGCCCCTGTCCGCGTGAAATGTCGCGCTGCGCCATGGCTGGTTACGTTCACATGCCGTGTCGCTTGTTACGAGCCTTAGCGGGCGTCCAGGTCGGCGTCCGCCTTGGTCAGGCGCTTGCGATACGTGGCCGCGCGCATCAGCAGCATGGCGGTGACAGGCGACGACACGACCAACAGCAAAATGATGATCACTTCATGAAACACCGGCCGGGCCGACCACGCTGAAAACACCAGGATGGATGACAGCAGCACGCAGGCGCAGCCCAGCGTGTTGCCCAGCGTGGGCGCGTGGATGCGGGAATAAAAGCTGCGAAAGCGCAACAAGCCGGCCGATCCGGTCAGGGCCAGCAAGCCGCCCAGCACCAGCAGGATGCACGCGGGAATACCGGCCCACAGAGGAATAGTGGCGTCCATCATGGCTCGATCACCTCGCCGCGCAGCAGAAAGCGCGCCATGGCGGTAGACCCCACAAAGCCGAACAGCGCAATCAGCAAGGCGATGTCGAAATACAGCGACGAGCCCGACCGGATGCCGAAGACCAGCATCATCAACATGCCGTTGATATACAGCGTGTCCAGCGCCAGCACGCGGTCTTGCGCGGTGGGGCCGCGCAACAGGCGGACAGCGGCAAAAACCATGCCCAGGGCAAAACACACCAAGGCAAAGGACGCCGCCCAATACAGTGCGGTATTCATCGTCATTCGAACATCTCCATCAAGGGGCGCTCGTAGCGCAGCTGCACCAGATCGACCCAATGTTGCTCATTCTGAAGGTCAAGCACGTGCAACTTCAGACTGTGATCGGGCGTCAGGTCCACCCAGACGGTGCCGGGCGTGTACGTGACAATGCAGGCCAGCATCGCCAGGCCGTGGGGGTCGCGCATGGTCAGGGGTATCTGGATGAAGCCGGGTGAAAAATCGTTGCGGCGCGGGTTCAGAATCAGCTTGGCCACGGCGATGTTGGACCGAATGATGTCCAGGGCAACGCGCAGGAAAAGCGGCACCGCTTTCCAAAGATGGCGCGGCCGGGCGCGCAGCGGTCGCAAGCGGGACGCGGCCCAGGTAAACCACAACGCCAACACCACGCCCAGGGCGATCTGCCCGGCCGACAGGCTTTGGTTCAGCAGCAGCCACAGGACGAACAGGAAAACCGGCAGGAACAGGAAGTAAAGACGGCGCATCAGCTTCCCCCTTTTGCACCGCGCACGGTCTGCGCGGACATGACGGCTTCAATATAGGACTTGGGCTGATCCAGCGAACGCGCCGCATCGTCCAGATACGCCGACACCGGCCCCGCCCCCGCCGCCAGGCCCACGCACAGCAACAGCAGCACCGCAACCGGACCCGCTTCAATCACACGCAGGCGCGGCGTGCTGCGGTCGTCGCTGGCCCAGAACACGCGGATGCCCGTGCGGCTCAGGCCGGTCAAACCCGCCAGGCCGGACACCAGCACGGCGGCCACCAGAATCCATGCATTGATGGGTGGCGCGGATTCGGTGGCGGCCGACACCGCGGCCGACAGCAGCGAAAACTTGGCCACGAAGCCCGACAACGGCGGCAAGCCCGTGACGAGCAAGGCGCAGGAAATAAACGCCAGGCCCAGGAAGGCCATGGCCGCGGGAATGGCCACGCCCACGACGTCGTCAGACCGGTTCACCGACGCCGGGTCATCCAGGTCAAAGGCGTCCAGCGTCACGGCCAGCACGTTGGCGCCGAAGCTGCGGGTGCGTTCGATCAATTCGGCCAGCAGGAAGAACGCACCGGTCGTCAGCACCGAGCTGATCAGATAGAACAACGCGGGGCCGGTCAGCGTCACGCCGGGCATGCCCAGCGCCGTCAACAAGGTGCCGGCCGACACGATCACGCAGTAGCCGACTATCTTCTCCAACTGCTGCGTGGCCAACAGGCCGAAGGCGCCAAACAGCAGCGTGGCAAGCCCTGCCGCGAACATCCAGTCCAGGCTGAAGGCCGCGGGCGCGCCGGTGGGCAACAGCAGCGAGCCGATGCGCAACAGGCCATAGATGCCAACCTTGGTCATGATGGAGAACATGGCGGCGATGGGCGCGCTGGCCGATCCATAGCCCTTCACCAACCAGAAATTCAGGGGCCAGGCGCCGGCTTTCACCAGGAACGCCACGCCCAGAATGGCCGCGCCGGCTTCGAACAGCATGCGTTCGGCGCCAGTGAGGTGACCCGCGCGCAGGGCCAGGTCGGCCATGTTCAGCGTGCCGGTTACGCCGTAGATCAGCGCAATGCTGATCAGCAACAAGAAAGATGCGACCAGGTTGACGGCAATGTATTGCAGTCCCGCACTGACGCGCGCCACGCCTGAACCGTGCAGCAGCAGGCCGTAGGACGCCGCCAGCAGGACTTCAAAAAATACGAACAGGTTGAAAAGATCGCCGGTCAGGAAGGCGCCGTTCAGGCCCATCAGCAGGAACTGGAACAGAGAATGAAAGTGCACGCCGGCGCGGTCCCAGCGGGCCAGCGCATAGGTCAGCGTGGCCAGGCCCAGCACGGCGGTCAACGTCAGCATGACGGCGGCCAAGCGATCCACGACCAGCACGATGCCAAAGGGCGCGGGCCAGTCGCCTACCAGGTACGCGCCCACGCCCTCTGGCCAGACGCCAGGAACCCCACCGCCCGCCACCACCAGCAAGGCGATGGCGGCAGCCAGTTGGCCCAGCGTGGCGATGACGGAAATGGTGCCGCGCGCATAACGGCTGGTGTCGGCCAGCAGCAGCATCGCCGCGCCCGCAAACAGCGGCACGATGATGGGCAATACAGGAAGGTGTTGCAGCCAAAAATTCAAGATTGAGACTCCCGTCCATCAACGTGGTCGGTGCCCGTCAGCCCGCGCGAAGCCAGCAGCACCACCAGGAACAGCGCCGTGGTGGCGAAGCCGATCACAATGGCGGTCAGCACCAGCGCCTGCGGCAGCGGATCGGCGTACCAGGAGGGGTCGTGCGCCACGGCCGGATCGATCACCGGCGGACGGCCCGACGTCAGCCGGCCCATGCCGAAGATGAAGAGGTTGACCGCATAGGAAACCAGCGTCAGGCCCATGATGAATTGGAAGGTACGGGGCCGCAGCAGCAGCCAGACGCCAGAGCCCGCCAACACGCCAATCGCGACGGCATAAATCAATTCCATCAGGCTTCCCCAGTTTGTGCGGCGGCCGCTTGCATCTCGGCGGCGGCCTTGCGTTGCGCGCGCAGCGATTGGTGAGCCAGCGCCACCAGCACCAGCACGGTGGACCCGACGACCAGCATGTACACACCCAGATCGAACAGCAGCACGCTGGACAGGTGCACATGACCGATCAGCGGCAGTGACACGTCCCAGGCCAGCGCGGCCAGCAAGGGCTTGTAGGCGAGCCATGCGGACACGGCGGCAATGCCCGCCGCCAGCAGTCCGATGCCGATCCAGTTCTGCGGATTCAAGCGGCTGCGCGACTCCACCCAATACACGCCGCCCACCATGTACTGGAGGATGACGGCGGTGGCGAAAATCAGGCCACCCACGAAACCGCCACCCGGCTGGT harbors:
- a CDS encoding ABC transporter substrate-binding protein; this translates as MKFKQWLSLPLAAALLAAAPAMAAEKFRVGYLRVMDDAQAIVAQEGGFYQKAGLDSELIEFKSGTDLIKAIVGGQLDIGVLGFTNAVAWASKGADLKVVGGAQQGYHSLVVRDDSGIQDIAGLKGKTLASQAEGSTADVVLKGVVLKQGKLNADDVNIMGVSPAVAVQSLVGKRVDAAFLFEPYDRIAQLVAPVKQIYEVGQAWPFPCMVVITSGETLAKRKDDVWKALDAQNQAITLLQKEPAQASKLIASYFIAEPTLKTLKRGELPRETVIAEAISTQVFTPKLTEKDTARMQEIADILQAQGSLKTRDGKPYDVSSIVDLSWQEARKL
- the mnhG gene encoding monovalent cation/H(+) antiporter subunit G, producing the protein MMDATIPLWAGIPACILLVLGGLLALTGSAGLLRFRSFYSRIHAPTLGNTLGCACVLLSSILVFSAWSARPVFHEVIIILLLVVSSPVTAMLLMRAATYRKRLTKADADLDAR
- a CDS encoding ABC transporter permease — protein: MSSSTRVTGARKHLAGVLGVLFILLLWQSAAFVLPDFLMPGVPAVFERLFEDLGKQSFHQSLMGTLGRLGAGYSLALLAGIGFGLVAAVLFFFREVLRSAIVILQSIPSIAWVPLFLIVMGFGNTPIIVVVALSAFFPAALSVMNATESVQRVHVSAARVMGATRWGLVKRVYLPAVMPELITGAQLAFGNAWRALISAEMLIGFGKGLGRSLAYSGEIADMTGVMTNILVIAVLAALIDQFVLENLKHRLLRYQYV
- a CDS encoding transporter substrate-binding domain-containing protein, translating into MAMARHLTHLTHLLALTAGLLLAGAGAAHAQQPAGFAAAKARGELVVGVPYLAPLPVAGAKIRTPHGLDANMAEKLGLSLGLPVRLQQVPADEAGARLAAGDVDVVLADRESTQPPTVAVQPTGYRTRPKAVIRSDTTLRKPADVRGRSVCMAEAASDTRALAESWGAVVRTYRVPSDALVAVREGACDVGLVDDAVWEPLVRFPEWKKFSSTLEPDGAPRERVWLLPAADTAGRAWLASEMKAWNQSGAWKAMTAKWARDVAFDVYLDQEVPDCHG
- a CDS encoding K+/H+ antiporter subunit F, translated to MNTALYWAASFALVCFALGMVFAAVRLLRGPTAQDRVLALDTLYINGMLMMLVFGIRSGSSLYFDIALLIALFGFVGSTAMARFLLRGEVIEP
- a CDS encoding ABC transporter ATP-binding protein; the protein is MNLNFDHVHKHFGDLPVVDGFTSEIKAGELVALVGPSGCGKSTLLHLAAGLEMPTQGSVLADGKPVAGPHPSRTLVFQEHALYPWLTLEDNVALALEFQKVAKKRARESAREWLARVSLAGFEHYYPHQVSGGMRQRAALARAFIAQPQTMLMDEPFGALDALTRLSLQDVLRQLIAQEKPTVLLVTHDVDEALFLADRIVVFSPRPARVLREFNLAHRAKTHDLSDLAAEKREILRLLGIAVDGSQAHADMALAA
- a CDS encoding HAD family hydrolase translates to MSDVIALIFDFDDTLASDSTSGFLESIGVDTASFWKDEVDPLLSQQDWDPVPAYLYKMIQLSQAGTNGLITQQRLKDWGARLELHDGVPTLFQRLRAAVRAEQPQVQLEFYLISSGIGDVVRSTPIAHEFTEIWASEFVYGDDGGIAFPRRIVSFTDKTRYLFHIQKGIIGRDFRNKPFEVNRKVPEDRLRVPFDQMVFVGDGYTDIPCFSLIRRAGGFAFGVWDPKHRDKRSRAWGFIEEGRVSNLNQARYDEQAELYQWLEEAVTSLAGRIALKSRVYRG
- the tadA gene encoding tRNA adenosine(34) deaminase TadA, encoding MAAVTGVAPWTAEDERYIGLALEEAQAAYAIGEVPVGALVVSAQGEILGRGYNRTIIDHDPTAHAEIVALRSAARQLENYRLPGITVYVTLEPCVMCIGAMLHARLARVVFGAYDPKTGACGSVLDVGSVPKLNHHTSVTGGVLAEPCGDLLRRFFRERRTKESNA
- a CDS encoding Na+/H+ antiporter subunit E; translation: MRRLYFLFLPVFLFVLWLLLNQSLSAGQIALGVVLALWFTWAASRLRPLRARPRHLWKAVPLFLRVALDIIRSNIAVAKLILNPRRNDFSPGFIQIPLTMRDPHGLAMLACIVTYTPGTVWVDLTPDHSLKLHVLDLQNEQHWVDLVQLRYERPLMEMFE
- a CDS encoding ABC-F family ATPase produces the protein MISTANLTIQFGPKPLFENVSVKFGEGNRYGLIGANGSGKSTFMKIIGGDLEASGGNVSLEPGVRLGKLRQDQFAFEDLRVLDVVMMGHTEMWAAMSERDAIYANPEATEDDYMRAADLEAKFAEYDGYTAEARAGELLLGLEIAVDQHNLPMREVAPGWKLRVLLAQALFSNPDVLLLDEPTNNLDINTIRWLENVLNSYQSTMIIISHDRHFLNQVCTHMADVDYGEIRIYAGNYDDYMLASTQARERLVSNNAKAKERVAELQDFVRRFAANKSKSRQATSRLKQIDRIKADQVVVKPSSRQNPYIRFEQNKVMHRLAVTVENLTKAYDAPVITKFSAMVDAGEKIAIIGANGVGKTTLLRLLATELQPDSGSVKWSDNADLGYMSQDVSDQFLQTDINLLDWMGDHRQPGDDDQSIRSVLGRLLFSADDLPKAPKVLSGGEKNRMTFGRLMLGRHNVMLLDEPTNHLDMESIESLQFALEKYEGTLVFVSHDREFVSGLATRVIEILPSGEIIDYRGGYEDYLESRGIEA
- a CDS encoding LD-carboxypeptidase, which encodes MSTRKPAKSASNKAARPASKAAPPAAKKAANKKAANPAATTAAATASAAHDHDHGLACGEDCGHDHGHHHAEGQVMPDARGIYLISPSSAVRDPATVELARERLQQQGFKTALDRTAFAEHQRFAGTDAQRAASLARAIKQKLPIVMVTRGGYGMGRLLDQIDWKAMADSGKRFVGMSDFTAFNLALLAKTGAVSYTGATAVADFGGKKVDDLTEALFGEVMRGELEILSFETQDADPVDARGILWGGNLAMVASLIGTPYMPKVRGGILFLEDVAEHPYRVERMLIQLWQAGILAKQKAIVLGRFTDYKLAPHDKGYDLHEVVAWLRKTVKVPVITGLPYGHVATKATLPIGQKVGIATEKGLAHLVLDEHHH